In the Urocitellus parryii isolate mUroPar1 chromosome 1, mUroPar1.hap1, whole genome shotgun sequence genome, caggaaaatggCAGAGAGATCTGTGAAAGGAAACATGGCCCCTGGTCCAAACTTTGGCCTGACACTCTTTCAAATGTGCCTGGCATGATCACCTGGATGCAATAACTGGCCCAGAAGGAGAAATGTCAGGGACCATAAGAGTCACCAAAGGCTGCCCTTTACTTTGACATCTGCATGAAGGGAGAAACCCAAATACAGGTTTAGACTCATAACCTTGGAATTTTCCCTTAGAGAGTGCTTCCAGTGGAAGATTAGAACACGTATGTTGTCAAAATGACTTTATACCCCGGGTTGCCCCAAATGCTTTTCTTAAGCACGTCCATCTCATCTGCTCCATATTCCTCAGCAGCACACCTTGCTCGGGGTAGAGACTCCAAAATATTAGATCTGAGTTCAGCATTATAGTCCCTTCTCCAGTGTGCCCTTGGATATCCCCACCCCCTAGAAGCAAAGGTCCAAGTAAAGGAGTAGTACTGAAAAGGCATTCCCTTAAGGAAGAAACCATCCTTAGATAAACACATTTAAATCATCAGTAGTAGTAGATGCAACTACATCTCAGACTGAAAAGCTGCTGCAGAACCTGTCCCAGTCTGACTCCTCCACAGAGTAACTGTGTGACTTGAGCAGATCATTTCATCTCTCTGGACCTTGGGACCCTTATCTTAAGCGAAAACAGAGAACAGAGAAGTCCACTCCCTGCCTTCTTAGTTTGGTAGTTGGAACACCACTTGAGTCCAGTATAATCCAGCTCTAGGGTCTCCCTCCAGAAGGCCAGTGTTTGAAAGGAGAAAGAACTGTGGTACTTTGAACAGCCCTAGGACAAATGAGGGTCAGTGTTTAAGTTTGCTCTTCATAACTTGTATTGATCAGTAGCCAAAATCTTTAAGGGAAAAGAAGATTcataacaaagcaaaaccaaaaaaaaaaacaaaaacaaaaacaaaaaacccacacaataagtttctttctctttaaaggaAAACTGCCAAGGATGCAGAAGGAAATGAAGATGATCAAAGATGAGGATGTGCATTTCAACTTGGGTGTGAAGAGcaccccctcctttccccactGTCTGCAACCAGTGGCTTCCCGGGGTAAAGCACCCCAAAGACATCCATTCCCAGAAGCTCTTCGAGGGCCTTTTTCCCAGTTTCGGTATGAACCTCCTCCAGGAGACCTAGACGGATTTGCTGGGGTCTTTGAAGGAGGGGGGTCCCGGAAACGGAAGAGCATGCCCACAAAGATGCCGTACAACCACCCGGCGGAAGAAGCCACCCTCGCGCTCCACTCGGAGGAGAACAAAAGCCGTGGCCCTCCGAGCCTCCCTCTGCTCTACCCGCAGCCCCCACGTCCCAAGTATGACTCTCAGATGATTGACCTGTGCAACGTAGGCTTCCAGTTCTACCGCACCCTGGAACACTTGGGGGGCAAATCTGTCAAGCAGGAGCCCATTAAGCCCAGCGCCGTGTGGCCCCAGCCAacgccccctcccttcctgccttcgCCCTACCCCTACTACCCCAAAGTCCACCCTGGCCTAATGTTCCCCTTTTTCGTGCCCTCGTCCCCACCCTTCCACTTCAGCCGGCACACCTTCCTGCCCAAGCAGCCCCCGGAACCGGAACCCCTGTTGCCCAGGAAGGTGGAGCCACAGGAGAGCGGGGAGACGAAGCAGAAGGTGGAGAGGGTGGATGTGAACGTCCAGATCGATGACAGCTACTATGTGGACGTGGGTGGGGCGCAGAAGCGCTGGCAGTGCCCAACCTGTGAGAAGTCCTACACCTCCAAGTACAACCTGGTGACCCACATCCTGGGCCACAGCGGGATCAAGCCGCACGCGTGCACCCGCTGCGGGAAGCTCTTCAAGCAGCTCAGCCATCTGCACACCCACATGCTGACCCACCAGGGCACGCGGCCCCACAAATGCCAGGTGTGCCACAAGGCCTTCACCCAGACCAGCCACCTCAAGCGCCACATGATGCAGCACAGCGAGGTGAAGCCGCACAACTGCCGTGTGTGCGGCCGGGGCTTTGCCTACCCCAGCGAGCTCAAGGCCCACGAGGCCAAGCACGCCAGTGGGCGCGAGAACATCTGTGTGGAGTGCGGCCTTGACTTCCCTACGCTGGCCCAGCTGAAGAGACACCTCACCACGCACCGGGGCCCCATCCAGTACAACTGCTCCGAGTGCGACAAGACCTTCCAGTACCCGAGCCAGCTGCAGAACCACATGATGAAGCACAAGGACATCCGGCCCTACATCTGCTCCGAGTGTGGCATGGAGTTCGTGCAGCCCCACCATCTCAAGCAGCACTCGCTCACGCATAAGGTATTGAGGGGCTCCCCTCCCAGGGACAGGGTTGCTGGATCTTGGGGGATCACCATAGACGCTGAGAAGCTGTGTAACCCTGGGCAAGAGGCTTCCCTATCCTGAGCCCTGATGCCCTTCCTCACCTTTAAGTAAGAGAGAATGATAAGACCATAGACTATAAATCAAGTCCTTTCCTCAGCTAGCCTTTTAGAGTCTAAGGTAGGCCCAGGAATAAATAATGCAGATATTTGGAGAGGAGAGTGAGGAAGGATGAAGAAGCAGCTAGTTGTCTTGCTGTTGCTTCCTACTTCCCAAgaatccctattttttttttttcctgataacttCATCTAGGGCACTAGCACACAGTGTGTTATCAGACCTTGATCAATAGGATATACCAGTGAGAGTCTTCTAGAGAATTCTTGTCTTTTGATGCTGAAGCAGGGCTACATTTTGGTCTGTTTGCTGGATCTCTGCAGGGCCTCTGGGGAGAGCAGGGCTTGGCCCAGTTCTGCAAGGCCTGTTCTTCCTGGGTGTGAGGCAGGTAACTGAGTGGATTGGGTGGCCTGTGGTTTGCATTGTAGGAGGCAGGAGAAAACatccttttctgtttggtttgtttttatcttcCCTGGACTCAGGTCTTCAAGGAGATATACAGCCCAAGGGTCTATCTTCAGTCTGGGTTGCAACTAAAGCCCTGGAGTCATGCAGACTGAACTAAAACAAGGCCCTAGTGGCATTCCTGAAATCTTAGCCTGGTTGAGCTGACTTGAGTGCTTTGAACTGCTGAGAAGGGAGTTTTGCCCTGCTGACCTCATCCATTACCCTTGACCTCAGTGGTTTTCTTGGCAGGAAAGACTTCTAGCAAGCCAAAGTTTTGTTAAAACATTCTTTAATTCTGAAAGGTCAGTGAAGGACTTTGCCCAGCCAAGATAATGCTTCTGCTCTGCTATAATGGATTTCATTTGTTAGATTAAGACAAAACCTGGGGCATTTTCTGACTCTGAAGCAGAGATGAAATGTGGGTCTGCCTTGTGGGCTCTGCACAAACAGCTCCTGCCCTACAAAGGGCTCCCGTAGATACCATCAGAGGGGAGTTGCCTGCCAAGTGCAGGAACCATCACAAAGGACCTAGACCAAGATTCAACCACAAAGAGgaccatttgtttattttgggactcCTGCACGTATGGAAAAGGCATCAAAGGTACATTTTAGAACATATGGATTCTGTAAGTTAGTAGAAAATGAAGTCAAAATGGGAGAAACATCTTGGTgtctaaaataaatttcatttgaatCAGGAAACAAgctgcattttaattaaaaattaaaaattaaattttaatttattttttgctttaattttaagcaaaaagTGAAAGGTAGTATTGAATACTTTTTCTCTATGGCCAGTGCTTTacttctcatttaatccttatttaCTTCCCAACAACTCTGAGAGCTACTCTCAATTTGCGGATGAAGACACCAAGGCATGGAGAGGCCACTCGGGAATCCCTGACACCAATGTCTGAGTTTTGAACACTTTACCCTGACAACTTCCTCTTTTCCACCCCTTCTTTCCCCTCATCCCTAACCTCCCCCCACCCAGTCCTGTCAGAGATACAACAGCTTCTTTTGTTGCCCCATAGTTGTGTCCAAGTTCCTTTTCCCTTGCCTTCTGTGAGCCTCATGTGAGTCTGACTTTGGACACTGAATTCTCTagaaaaaattccaaaaccagtGAAAAATAGTGGCTTCTCCTTGGTCCTAGATCATAGCCACACCCAAAGAAaatctctctgaatttttttttggtactggggattgaacccaggggtacttaatcactgagccacatccccagtccatgtttatatttttatttagagacagagctcttgctgagctgctgagggctactctaaattgctgaggctggctttgaattcatgacccttctgcctcagcctcccaagccattgatattacaggtgtgcaccacagtgcccaacccaaagaaaatcttttaaatattttatttatttttattttttgatgctggggattaaaccagggccttgggcatggtAGGCATGCATTGAACACATTGAGCCACTCCCAGCCCAGAGAATatctggaaagaagaaagatactgtagtaaattttgaaaaccatcaagaaaatatttctattgatttcataattttaaactcAACTAATATGCAatgtattttcatctttttagagggcattaaaatttaattttaaaggaggaCAATCCCTAGATCTCTTTATTAGCATAAATCCATATGTATCTGCAATCATTTAGACTAGAAACTGAGCTATAAAGAACCCTAGGATTTTCAAGACCTATTGGTTCATCTTGAGAAGAGAAGCCTCCACCAGGAAAAGCCATGGGACTTATTTATCTAAAGTTTTACATCCAGTAAATGGCTGGGCAGAGATCTGAACCCTACCCTTCAGTACCACGGGCTCACCCAAACTGAGGAGTGGTACCTTCTTACCATGCTCCAAGTTAGATAAGTGAAAATATAGTCTGAGTCTGAGCTGAGTTTGGAATCTCTTCTTTTGACCTAAGAAAGGATACTATACTATAGATTCCAGGAAATATGGATTTATAAGATTTGTTCATTTAGTAACCTGTTCTCATTCTGtaagatttttcattttagatCCCTGGTCCTCTAAGAATTCCTTTTCAAAAAGTCATTcaggccaggtacagtggtgcatgctgtgataccaggtactcaggaggtagaggatcacttgagtccgtGAGTTCAAGACCACCCTAGAAAACAAAAGTTCATTCTGGATCAAGACATCTTTGAAGACCTTTGCAGGGAAGCAATAGGTTTAGCCAATGGGCTGCTTGAGGTGTGAGTCCCTGGAAGTGCTCTGGATTGAGGGCATAGATGCTCAAGTATTCAAATGCTGCACTGCAGATAGCAAGCAAACTGGAAACCTTCTGTCCTGTTTTCTAATTAGAAATCTGCCATATTTCTCCATCAGAAGGAGAAGATCCAGGACCATATCACACAACTCAGAATGGCCCATGGGAACCAGGGGACCAACTAGAGAATGACAATCAAGTCATAATTGATTGAAGTGAGGCTGAGTTGCTCTCCTGGAATTTTTCTGTCCATTAATGTCAAGAGGACATTGTTTTTCATATGGCAAATGATACcagtttaaaagattttatttcttcattaccAGAAAAGCCAGATTACAGACACATTCCACAGTGCTTTTATCAAAATCCTACTAATGCTTTTGAATTGTTACTACAGTATTAAATACCAGAAGTTACAAGAACAACAAAAGTgatagttttcttttcctctactgGTCTGGATAGTTTATGGTgttcagaaggaaaaacaaaaacacctagaTTATGTAATCAATGCTTTTCCAAGAAATAAATTAACAAGGCTAAAACTATACCATTGGGAACCTCACCAAGCTGTTTGTGGATTTATGTAGCAGAGAGAACAAAACCTCACGGAAGCCTGTTACCTGTTAACCAATTATTTGTTGAATCTTGCCTCCTCACAGGGTGTAAAGGAGCACAAATGTGGCATTTGCGGGCGTGAGTTCACCCTGTTGGCCAACATGAAGAGACATGTGCTGATTCACACCAACATCCGTGCCTACCAGTGTCACCTCTGCTACAAGAGCTTCGTGCAGAAACAGACTCTCAAGGCACATATGATTGTCCACTCTGATGTGAAGCCCTTCAAATGCAAGGTGGGCAGAAAAGAAGGGTCAGAGGGTTGGGCAAATATCCAAAGGGAAAGAGAACCTGGGAACAGTCTACTCTGTTTCATCAGTGGGGCTACTCAGAGTAGGTTTATGGCCAACCCCCAGTCCCATCCCCTACTCTGTCCCTCTTTGCACTACACCTTTGTGCACATAAGCTTTTGGCTGGTCCCTGAGGAGCCTGTCAGATTTGTCTCACTGTGTCATCAGGGCCCTGGGGGAAGGTCTGAGGGTGGAAAGCTTGTCTGGAGAATGGGTTGGTAAGGGATGGAGGTGATGTGGAGAGTTCCTGTTCCAGGGTGGAGAAACAGGTGTGGTCCTCTTTCCCTTATCAGTCAATAAATTGAATATAGAAAGGAGTCAGAGAAGCTTCTAGCATAGCCCTTTCCTTGCCTCTGCCTGCTCCTTTTCTGACATTTAATCTGAACTATATAATTTGAAGGCAGGCTTCCCAGAGAGGATGAAAGAGATTCCGCAGGTTGATTTCCTTTACTTTGGATGTAGACTCAGTGGTGGGATTGTGGGATCTTACGGTagctgcagcactattcacaatagctaaaatatggaatcaacctaggtgtctatcaaaggatgaatggatgaagaaaatgtactttatatacacaatggaatgctattcagccataaaaaaatggAATCCTGGCATTTAGAGAAACATGGATGAGCCTGGAGCACATTATGtcaagtaaaataagtcaggcacCGAAAGACAAATGCCACATGTCCTCACTCCTGCATGGAAGCTAGTTGacctcatagaagtagagagtagcaGGAGGGTTACCAGGGGCtgagaagggagggaggcaggataGAGAGAGGCTGATGAGGGGATCCAAAAATACAGTtaggaataagttctggtgtttcATAACATAGTGAGGTGACTCAAGTTAACAATTTATTGGATatgacagaagaaagaatttggaatATTCCCAACATGAAGATGTGAAAAATGTTTAAGGTGATGGACATGCtcattaccctgatttgatcatcacACATTGTAAATACTAATCCAAATATCACATAATGTTCCATAAAGGTACACAGTTATAATGGgtcaattaaaattttctaaaaaatagaataaaagaaagggaTTCTGAAGCTAGTCCTTCAAAGGATCCCAGAGATGCTGTGAGCACAGTCATTAAAGTGTTTTTCACTTATTCCTAAGTGCCACAAAGCACAGGAATGGAGCATCTTTGTTAAAAGCTCTTGTGTCAGATTAACTtggttgaatttttatttcatcatatgaGAAAATGCATAGCTGGAGAGTCTCGTAAGGTCCAAAGCCCTGACCAATGTTGCTCAGAagttcctgggcttcctgagGCTTCCCCACCCCTTAACCCTGTTTCCTTCTCTGCTGCTAAGATGAGGAATCTTGCTCAGATTGGGTAGTTAGGCACTGTGTGGGTGAGTGTCATCCTGGTCATGAAGGGAGGGCTGAGCGAGAGAAGAGGGAAATACCAGATGCAGATCATCTGTAGAGCTCTTCTGCTTGAAATAaaggttttccttctttctgtaaCTGCATGTCTGATGGGGTGTGGGTGACATTCTCCATTGATCTATATTTCTGAAGTGGGGTTCCCTGCTTCTAGGGGACATTGCTGCTTTCATCCTCTGCAGCATGGCCCCCACTTAAAGGAACCCCCTGTGAAGTTCACTTCTTTCCTGTGTTGGCAACTCCTGGACGGGGTGAGGGGTCAGGAACCAGAGCTTCCCTAGACCGTGTGGGCATTGTCCGGAGGCGGGAGAGGGAGACTTCTCCCCCCAACCCTTTTCCTGCCACCCACTTCTGTTTCCCCTCCTTTTCTCCAAGTTCCCAGTGGTTTGAAAGTCAATTTAT is a window encoding:
- the Znf366 gene encoding zinc finger protein 366, with protein sequence MQKEMKMIKDEDVHFNLGVKSTPSFPHCLQPVASRGKAPQRHPFPEALRGPFSQFRYEPPPGDLDGFAGVFEGGGSRKRKSMPTKMPYNHPAEEATLALHSEENKSRGPPSLPLLYPQPPRPKYDSQMIDLCNVGFQFYRTLEHLGGKSVKQEPIKPSAVWPQPTPPPFLPSPYPYYPKVHPGLMFPFFVPSSPPFHFSRHTFLPKQPPEPEPLLPRKVEPQESGETKQKVERVDVNVQIDDSYYVDVGGAQKRWQCPTCEKSYTSKYNLVTHILGHSGIKPHACTRCGKLFKQLSHLHTHMLTHQGTRPHKCQVCHKAFTQTSHLKRHMMQHSEVKPHNCRVCGRGFAYPSELKAHEAKHASGRENICVECGLDFPTLAQLKRHLTTHRGPIQYNCSECDKTFQYPSQLQNHMMKHKDIRPYICSECGMEFVQPHHLKQHSLTHKGVKEHKCGICGREFTLLANMKRHVLIHTNIRAYQCHLCYKSFVQKQTLKAHMIVHSDVKPFKCKLCGKEFNRMHNLMGHMHLHSDSKPFKCLYCPSKFTLKGNLTRHMKVKHGVMERGLHSQGLGRGRITLAQSAGVLRSLEQEEPFDLSQKRGVKGPMFQLDGESAGGSPCHEEEDEDNCYEVEPYSPGLAPQSQQLGAPQDLSTKPEQAPEGPEDNCKEEKEDVPKEEEEERSKDHHEAEGVQERDCARRDERLSLRVFQSSRRGPSFSDYLYFKHRDESLKELLERKMEKQAVLLGI